The proteins below come from a single Danaus plexippus chromosome 9 unlocalized genomic scaffold, MEX_DaPlex mxdp_24, whole genome shotgun sequence genomic window:
- the LOC116767367 gene encoding RNA-splicing ligase RtcB homolog, translating to MVVRQYNEELKYLEKVNPHCWKIKKGFQPNMNVEGVFYVNNTLERLMLEELKNSCRPGMTGGFLPGVKQIANVAALPGIVGRSVGLPDIHSGYGFAIGNMAAFDMSNPKSIVSPGGVGFDINCGVRLLRTNLHEKDVQPIKEQLAQSLFDHIPVGVGSKGIIPMNARDMEEALEMGMDWSLREGYVWAEDKEHCEEYGRMLNADPSKVSLRAKKRGLPQLGTLGAGNHYAEIQVVDEIYDKFGAGKMGLERIGQVCVMIHSGSRGFGHQVATDALVQMEKAMKRDQIEVNDRQLACARINSVEGQDYLKAMAAAANFAWVNRSSMTFLTRQAFAKQFKMSPDDLDMHVIYDVSHNIAKMEEHIVDGKIKTLLVHRKGSTRAFPPHHPLIPVDYQLTGQPVLIGGSMGTCSYVLTGTPQGMTETFGSTCHGAGRALSRAKSRRNIDYKEVLGKLESLGISIRVASPKLVMEEAPESYKNVTDVVDTCHAAGISKKTVKLRPIAVIKG from the exons atgGTCGTGCGGCAATATAACGAGGAGTTGAAATATTTAGAGAAGGTGAATCCACACTGTTGGAAGATTAAGAAAGGCTTCCAACCTAATATGAATGTTGAAGGTGTATTCTATGTTAATAATACACTTGAAAGACTAATGCTGGAAGAATTGAAAAACTCCTGCCGGCCGGGTATGACAGGTGGATTTCTTCCTGGTGTAAAACAAATTGCGAATGTGGCAGCTCTTCCTGGGATCGTTGGTCGATCTGTCGGTCTTCCAGACATTCACTCTGGTTATGGATTTGCTATTG gtAATATGGCAGCATTTGACATGTCTAATCCAAAGTCTATTGTGTCTCCTGGTGGAGTGGGCTTTGACATAAATTGTGGTGTTAGACTTTTAAGAACTAACCTACATGAGAAGGATGTTCAACCCATAAAG gAACAATTGGCACAGAGTTTATTTGATCACATACCTGTAGGAGTGGGGTCTAAAGGAATAATACCAATGAATGCAAGGGATATGGAAGAGGCCTTAGAAATGGGAATGGATTGGTCATTAAGAGAGGGCTATGTTTGGGCTGAAGACAAAGAACATTGTGAAGAGTATGGAAGAATGCTAAATGCAGATCCATCTAAAGTAAGTCTAAGGGCAAAAAAGAGAGGTCTGCCACAACTAGGAACTCTAGGAGCTGGCAATCATTATGCAGAAATCCAAGTGGTTGatgaaatttatgataaatttggTGCGGGAAAGATGGGGCTAGAAAGAATTGGTCAAGTTTGTGTTATGATCCATTCAGGTAGTAGAGGCTTTGGACATCAAGTTGCTACTGATGCCTTAGTACAGATGGAGAAAGCCATGAAAAGAGATCAAATAGAAGTGAATGACAGACAGTTAGCCTGTGCTAGGATAAACTCAGTTGAAGGTCAGGACTACTTAAAAGCAATGGCAGCTGCTGCTAATTTTGCTTGGGTTAACAGAAGTTCAATGACATTCTTAACCAGACAGGCATTTGCAAAACAGTTCAAAATGTCTCCTGATGACTTAGACATGCATGTTATTTATGATGTTTCTCACAATATAGCTAAGATGGAGGAGCATATTGTtgatggaaaaataaaaactcttcTTGTGCATAGAAAG gGTTCCACCAGAGCTTTCCCTCCACATCATCCATTAATACCTGTAGACTACCAGTTGACCGGCCAGCCTGTTTTGATCGGAGGATCTATGGGTACTTGCAGCTATGTCCTCACTGGAACCCCACAAGGGATGACTGAAACTTTTGGATCCACTTGTCATGGAGCA ggACGAGCACTGTCTCGAGCCAAATCTCGGCGGAATATAGATTATAAGGAAGTTTTAGGAAAGTTAGAGAGTTTAGGAATATCTATAAGAGTTGCATCTCCAAAGCTTGTCATGGAGGAGGCACCagaatcttataaaaatgtgactGATGTAGTCGACACCTGCCATGCTGCTGGAATCAGCAAAAAGACTGTCAAATTACGACCCATTGCTGTCATAAAAGGATAG
- the LOC133320128 gene encoding uncharacterized protein LOC133320128: protein MTLLVKTERKIDSEPCLATWSEKLIVGTDNGFINTYDEHLNPSSSWMAHGVQLFALAASEGKVYSASNDGGVRVWTSAGDKISELPPPDGDIGSLCVFGKLLYAGDELGNVSVCFEDTNLKAKYNVLEEVKDLEISPPFMFTARDLYVTVTEIKPDVSKDRFVTQHVMEGRAPLRISGSKLVVTGRGGNNIQLHELSLEKKFNKLHEVKVSDMILTSLAVVGNMVWTGGWDGCMRRWKIDQDKLHPDGEINLGTCINSLVATTEANAYALLSDKRIVNVVAK, encoded by the exons ATGACTCTTCTAGTTAAAACGGAAAGGAAAATCGACTCGGAACCTTGCTTAGCCACATGGAgcgaaaaattaattgttggtACTGATAacggttttattaat acCTATGATGAACATCTGAATCCCAGTTCTTCATGGATGGCTCACGGGGTTCAGTTATTTGCATTAGCAGCTAGTGAAGGAAAAGTTTATTCAGCTTCCAACGATGGCGGAGTAAGGGTATGGACATCAGCAGGTGACAAAATTTCGGAATTGCCACCTCCTGACGGTGATATAGGATCCCTGTGTGTGTTcggtaaattattatatgctGGCGATGAATTAGGGaatgtaa GTGTATGTTTTGAGGACACTAACTTAAAAGCTAAATATAATGTTCTGGAGGAAGTAAAAGATCTCGAAATAAGTCCACCTTTTATGTTTACGGCCCGTGATCTCTATGTGACGGTTACTGAAATTAAACCTG ATGTATCAAAAGACCGATTTGTCACCCAACATGTTATGGAGGGACGTGCTCCCTTGAGGATAAGTGGATCGAAACTTGTTGTAACAGGACGAGGTGGTAATAACATTCAACTCCACGAGTTATCTTTAGAGAAAAAGTTTAACAAGCTACATGAGGTCAAG GTCAGTGACATGATATTAACGAGTTTGGCAGTAGTTGGAAATATGGTGTGGACTGGAGGATGGGATGGCTGTATGCGCAGGTGGAAAATAGACCAAGATAAATTGCATCCTGACGGGGAAATAAACCTTGGTACATGTATTAATTCCTTAGTTGCAACTACTGAAGCTAATGCCTATGCACTTTTGAGCGACAAGAGAATTGTTAATGTTGTAgcaaaataa
- the LOC133320127 gene encoding NADH dehydrogenase [ubiquinone] 1 beta subcomplex subunit 11, mitochondrial-like, with product MAALIKLRHMPIIQKSVWSHLTKNSRCISTSKKNSDSATTECKAEEKNWVSYGFDYDSKEEDTNAHHAAFFFSVSLCLVFGGFCWAYAPDVHMRDWAQREAYIELHRREKAGLPPIDPNYVNPKTVKLPSEDELCDVEIII from the coding sequence ATGGCTGCGTTGATAAAACTTCGCCACATGCCTATTATTCAAAAGTCTGTTTGGAGTCATCTAACCAAAAACAGTCGCTGTATATCtacttctaaaaaaaatagtgaTAGCGCAACAACAGAATGTAAAgctgaagaaaaaaattgggTTAGTTATGGTTTTGACTACGATAGTAAGGAAGAGGATACTAATGCCCACCACGCAGCATTCTTTTTCTCAGTTTCGCTTTGTCTAGTTTTTGGTGGATTTTGTTGGGCATATGCACCAGATGTCCATATGAGAGACTGGGCACAAAGAGAAGCTTATATAGAATTGCATCGTAGAGAGAAAGCCGGCCTGCCTCCAATTGATCCCAACTATGTAAATCCTAAAACAGTGAAACTACCATCTGAAGATGAATTGTGTgatgttgaaattattatctaa
- the LOC116767597 gene encoding uncharacterized protein LOC116767597 has translation MRTIESAPSPDMEHTSHINGGASGICTLHLLRLCDRMCDKMVLRSLIFAAVTACVLARPEPPSSYGPPSTSYGVPAPQYGPPQQPIVHKHVYVHVPPPDNERPPPAKQIYVPPPQKHYKIVFIKAPAPPAPTAPVIPVQPQNEEKTLVYVLVKKPEDQPDIVIPTPAPTQPSKPEVYFIRYKTQKQEGYPDASPPAPSYGPPASEPSSEYGAP, from the exons ATGAGAACCATCGAAAGTGCCCCCTCCCCGGACATGGAACATACATCTCATATAAACGGTGGTGCATCAGGTATCTGCACATTACACCTTCTCAGACTCTGTGACAGGATGTGTGACAAGATG GTATTGAGGTCATTAATTTTCGCTGCGGTGACGGCCTGCGTGCTTGCCCGGCCGGAACCACCGTCATCGTACGGGCCACCTTCAACTTCCTATGGAGTCCCAGCCCCTCAGTATGGGCCACCTCAGCAGCCGATTGTTCACAAGCATGTGTACGTACATGTGCCACCCCCTGACAACGAACGCCCACCACCAGCGAAACAAATTTACGTGCCACCACCGCAGAAGCATTATAAGATAGTGTTCATCAAGGCACCAGCTCCTCCGGCACCAACCGCGCCAGTCATCCCTGTGCAACCCCAGAACGAGGAAAAGACCCTCGTATACGTGCTGGTTAAGAAACCAGAAGATCAACCTGACATTGTCATTCCTACTCCAGCACCCACTCAACCATCCAAGCCGGAGGTCTACTTCATCAGATACAAGACACAG aaacaagAAGGATACCCTGACGCCTCACCACCAGCACCTTCATACGGTCCACCGGCATCTGAACCGTCATCCGAATACGGCGCCCCCTAa
- the LOC133320122 gene encoding glycerol kinase-like, with the protein MRVFGKFGPLIGAIDAGISNVKFLVFAANTSEVLTYHQVSLKRFSPQEGWVEQDALEILCAVLECIEVTVDNLKKLDINPEDVVGVGITNQRETTIIWNSTTGEPLYSAIIWLDVRTSQIVDNLMKTKAPQTINAVVQTSGLPLSTYFSSVKLKWLLDNVGSVKQAVNNGECMAGTVDSWLIWNLTGGSRGGVHATDVTNASRTQLMSLTTLQWDRGLLRFFDVPIQILPKIKSCSEIYGYISTGSLLGTPIAGCLGDQQAALIGQNCLNFGQVKCSYGTGCFLLYNTGESIVHSENGLLTTVAYKLGPNAPTIYALEGSVAVAGDTLQWLKDSLGILKNVSEAELHVSQVSDNEEGSVCFVPAFNGLYSPYWRKDARGIICGLSSSTRPAHLTRGALEGIVQQARAVVTACNMPVTHLLADGSAAQNDTLMQMQADVVGVPVIRPLMTESTALGAAIVAGRALAVWPATTPSPPVDTFLPSTTCEEREIRRVRFEAALERCFGWASDDNNTEINQDADEVDYTTAVLPSGLFFLGTALLVIIADKLRIM; encoded by the exons ATGCGGGTATTTGGTAAATTCGGACCCTTAATTGGAGCTATCGATGCAGGAATATCAAACGTTAAATTTCtg GTTTTTGCAGCAAACACTTCAGAAGTCCTTACATACCACCAAGTATCTTTAAAACGTTTTAGTCCCCAAGAAGGATGGGTCGAACAAGACGCCTTAGAAATACTTTGTGCCGTTCTAGAATGTATCgaa GTCACTGTAGACAATTTGAAAAAACTTGACATAAATCCTGAAGATGTTGTAGGTGTTGGAATTACAAACCAAAGAGAAACAACAATAATCTGGAATTCAACTACAGGAGAACCCCTATACAGTGCCATAA tatgGTTAGACGTAAGAACCTCTCAAATTGTGGATAACCTCATGAAAACAAAAGCACCACAAACTATTAATGCTGTGGTACAGACAAGTGGGTTGCCATTGTCTACTTATTTCTCATCAGTGAAATTAAAGTGGCTTTTAGACAATGTTGGTAGTGTGAAACAAGCTGTTAACAATGGGGAATGCATGGCAGGCACTGTAGATTCCTGGTTGATATGG AACTTAACTGGTGGTAGTAGAGGTGGGGTTCATGCTACAGATGTAACAAATGCCTCTCGCACTCAATTAATGTCTTTAACTACTTTGCAATGGGACAGGGGACTTCTACGCTTCTTTGATGTACCCATACAAATATTACCAAAGATTAAAAGCTGTTCAGAAATATATGGATATATATCTACAGGATCACTGCTAGGGACACCAATTGCTGGG TGTCTTGGAGACCAACAGGCTGCATTAATTGGACAAAATTGTCTGAACTTTGGACAAGTTAAATGTTCATATGGAACTGGTTGTTTTCTGTTATATAACACTg GGGAGTCAATAGTACATTCTGAAAATGGTCTTCTTACAACAGTGGCTTACAAGCTTGGGCCTAACGCTCCCACAATTTATGCTTTAGAAGGATCAGTTGCAGTTGCAg GCGACACATTACAGTGGCTGAAGGATAGCCTGGGGATATTGAAGAATGTCTCTGAAGCAGAATTACATGTATCACAAGTGAGTGATAATGAAGAAGGAAGTGTTTGTTTTGTACCTGCATTTAATGGCTTATATTCTCCATATTGGAGAAAAGACGCCAGAgg tataatctGCGGCTTAAGTAGTAGCACGCGTCCCGCGCATTTGACGCGTGGTGCTCTAGAAGGAATCGTACAACAGGCGCGTGCTGTTGTCACCGCTTGTAACATGCCGGTAACACATCTGCTAGCTGACGGGTCGGCCGCTCAGAATGATACGCTTATGCAGATGCAGGCTGACGTCGTTGGAGTACCAGTG atCAGACCATTGATGACTGAGAGCACAGCCTTGGGTGCCGCCATAGTTGCAGGGCGAGCGTTGGCCGTATGGCCCGCTACTACACCTAGTCCTCCTGTTGATACTTTTTTGCCATCAACGACGTGTGaag AACGAGAAATTCGCCGAGTTCGTTTCGAAGCGGCTTTGGAACGATGTTTTGGGTGGGCTTCTGACGATAATAATACGGAAATTAATCAAGATGCTG ATGAAGTTGATTACACTACAGCTGTGTTACCTTCTGGTTTGTTCTTCCTAGGAACCGCACTTCTAGTAATAATAGCTGATAAATTGAGAATTATGTAG